A single SAR324 cluster bacterium DNA region contains:
- a CDS encoding enoyl-CoA hydratase/isomerase family protein gives MLRLYNLEDSMETMALSKEGSVYVLTLTNNATGNAFTLKALEEYHAVFDQIEQSGENCSLVVTSSDPKSWCTGIDLEWMKTQPENYFPEFGQLLDKFFIRLALLPVPTIGCLTGHTFAGGAIMAACFDFKLMRKDKGWFCLPEVDINIPFTPVMHQIISLFPNQQALKELVLTGKRIGGQEAADSKLVDSSWPDAELKTKTMELAQILAGKNRKVYASIKRGLKSNLK, from the coding sequence ATGTTACGTCTCTATAACCTGGAGGATAGTATGGAAACAATGGCATTGAGCAAAGAAGGATCTGTCTATGTATTGACCTTGACCAATAATGCGACAGGCAATGCGTTCACACTTAAAGCTCTTGAAGAATATCATGCGGTGTTTGATCAAATTGAACAATCTGGAGAGAATTGCTCTCTGGTGGTGACCAGCAGCGATCCTAAATCATGGTGTACAGGAATTGATCTGGAATGGATGAAAACCCAGCCGGAAAATTATTTTCCTGAATTCGGTCAATTGCTGGATAAATTTTTTATTCGACTGGCTCTCCTTCCAGTACCAACGATTGGATGTCTTACCGGACACACATTTGCCGGGGGAGCAATCATGGCCGCATGTTTTGATTTTAAACTCATGAGAAAAGACAAAGGCTGGTTCTGCCTGCCAGAAGTGGACATCAATATTCCATTCACACCGGTAATGCATCAGATTATTAGCCTGTTTCCTAATCAGCAAGCATTGAAAGAACTGGTGTTGACGGGAAAACGAATAGGAGGACAGGAAGCCGCGGATTCAAAGCTGGTGGATTCCTCATGGCCGGACGCAGAACTGAAAACCAAAACCATGGAACTGGCCCAGATACTTGCAGGAAAAAATCGAAAGGTTTATGCCAGTATTAAACGAGGATTGAAGTCAAATTTAAAATGA
- the glmS gene encoding glutamine--fructose-6-phosphate transaminase (isomerizing), whose product MCGIVGFVGNGVIPGRLLQGLQRLEYRGYDSAGMALCTEDSHLHILRRVGKLANLKNDTPEFLETIHSPIRGGIAHTRWATHGKPSEANAHPHLSQNGTIAVVHNGIIENYQTLKDQLIRQGFEFKSETDTEVLAHLIEYHYQGNLFSAVLSALHLVEGTYGIAVLNALEPNVLVAARKSSPLVVGLATEGNYVASDMVAMVQETQRVIHLDDYDVVLLSEDPPVITNLKNRIREYEVSTVDFHLDDVSKGNFEHFMLKEIHEQPDTIRNATRGRMDYETGNAKLNGLGCTAYDIAQIRHVTIVACGTSRYAGLVGEYLIETLAGITVDVEYASEFRYRNPVIMPGTVVLAISQSGETADTLAALMEAKLKGATVFGIVNSVSSAIAREAGRGIYLHAGPEISVASTKAFTSQVMVLTLLGLLLGRSSRHSLTEGQNLIREIEALPEKIEYILKNERPKIYQAAQYLKDFENVFYIGRSFNYPVALEGALKLKEISYIHAEGYESAELKHGPIALLDSRKPVLAIMSNQAGYEKIVGSVKEVMARDAPVICLGTEGNTTLSQYSPYVLSIPECPELLSPVLNTVVLQLLAYEVAVAKGLSVDQPRNLAKSVTVE is encoded by the coding sequence ATGTGTGGAATTGTTGGATTTGTAGGAAATGGTGTGATCCCGGGACGGTTGCTTCAAGGGTTGCAGCGTCTGGAATATCGGGGTTATGATTCTGCCGGAATGGCGTTATGTACAGAAGATAGCCATCTTCATATCTTGAGAAGAGTCGGCAAGTTGGCAAACCTAAAAAATGACACACCTGAATTTCTGGAAACAATACACTCCCCAATTCGTGGCGGCATCGCCCACACCCGCTGGGCAACCCATGGAAAACCTAGCGAAGCAAACGCGCATCCCCATCTCAGCCAGAATGGGACTATTGCGGTTGTCCACAATGGAATCATTGAAAATTACCAGACACTGAAAGATCAGTTGATTCGGCAGGGATTTGAATTCAAAAGTGAAACGGATACCGAAGTCCTGGCGCATTTGATTGAATATCATTATCAGGGAAATCTGTTTTCAGCCGTATTGTCCGCCTTGCACCTTGTGGAAGGTACTTATGGGATTGCGGTCCTCAACGCTTTGGAACCCAATGTTCTGGTAGCCGCCAGAAAATCAAGTCCGCTGGTTGTCGGCCTGGCAACTGAAGGAAATTATGTGGCGTCAGACATGGTCGCCATGGTCCAGGAAACACAGCGGGTGATTCATCTTGATGACTATGATGTGGTGCTTTTATCCGAAGATCCACCTGTAATCACCAATCTGAAGAATAGAATCCGTGAATATGAGGTATCAACGGTTGATTTCCATCTGGATGATGTCAGTAAGGGGAATTTTGAACATTTCATGTTGAAAGAAATTCATGAACAACCCGATACCATTCGGAATGCGACACGGGGAAGAATGGATTATGAAACAGGAAACGCCAAACTCAATGGCCTTGGATGCACGGCCTATGACATTGCCCAAATCCGTCATGTCACCATTGTCGCCTGTGGTACTTCACGTTATGCGGGACTGGTCGGGGAGTATCTGATTGAAACGCTGGCAGGCATCACCGTGGATGTGGAATATGCCAGCGAGTTTCGCTACAGAAATCCAGTCATCATGCCTGGAACTGTGGTCCTGGCAATCAGTCAGTCCGGCGAAACCGCAGATACACTTGCGGCTCTGATGGAAGCCAAATTGAAGGGTGCGACGGTGTTTGGTATTGTCAACTCCGTTTCCAGTGCCATTGCCCGTGAAGCCGGACGAGGCATTTATCTTCATGCGGGTCCGGAGATCAGTGTCGCCTCTACCAAAGCCTTCACGAGTCAGGTGATGGTTCTCACTTTGCTGGGACTTCTGTTGGGTCGAAGCAGTCGCCATTCATTGACCGAAGGACAAAATCTTATCCGTGAAATAGAGGCATTGCCTGAAAAGATCGAATATATTTTAAAAAACGAACGACCCAAAATTTATCAGGCGGCGCAATATCTCAAGGATTTCGAGAATGTATTTTATATTGGTAGAAGTTTCAATTATCCTGTGGCCCTGGAAGGAGCCCTCAAGTTGAAGGAAATTTCCTATATTCATGCCGAAGGATATGAATCCGCTGAATTGAAACATGGTCCAATTGCTTTACTGGATTCGCGCAAGCCAGTTCTGGCGATCATGTCAAATCAGGCAGGTTATGAAAAAATAGTGGGCTCTGTAAAGGAAGTGATGGCACGTGACGCCCCTGTGATTTGTCTCGGAACCGAGGGCAACACCACATTGTCACAGTATTCACCCTATGTATTGAGTATTCCGGAGTGTCCGGAGTTGTTGTCACCTGTACTCAATACTGTGGTGCTTCAGTTGCTGGCCTATGAAGTGGCTGTAGCCAAGGGCCTTAGCGTTGATCAACCGCGTAATCTGGCTAAAAGTGTGACGGTCGAATGA
- a CDS encoding nitronate monooxygenase — MKRVDDFRLKLGNKEYVPIMIGGMGVDISTADLALEIARLGGIGHISDAMVLGVADKRFKTTFSKNKYLQHKDNADNLDKSSVQFNLEELAEATRNHAGKTMDQKKGSGAVFVNCMEKLTMNNPKGTLKVRLTAAMDAGIDGITLSAGLHLGSFELIQDHPRFRDTMLGIIVSSVRALRPFLKKAARVNRMPDYIVVEGPLAGGHLGFGMDWAEYDLKTIVQEVHQFLEQENLKIPVIPAGGIFTGTDAMEYLESGNAAVQVATRFTVTEECGLPTNVKQEYFKSNEEDVEVNTISPTGYPMRMLKSSPAIGVGIRPNCEELGYLLDGNSNCAYIKAYTDTVAQSTSKMISVKDKTCLCTGMKNYKVWTCGHYVYRLKDTTIRRPDGSWQILTAEHVFNDYLYSVDHKIALPTFPETPMLERMSA, encoded by the coding sequence ATGAAACGAGTTGATGATTTCAGGTTAAAACTTGGAAACAAAGAATATGTGCCAATCATGATTGGCGGCATGGGCGTAGACATATCCACAGCAGATCTCGCCCTGGAAATCGCCCGTCTGGGTGGAATCGGGCATATTTCAGACGCAATGGTGCTTGGCGTGGCTGACAAGCGTTTCAAGACCACTTTCAGCAAAAATAAATATCTTCAGCACAAGGACAATGCCGACAATCTCGACAAATCAAGCGTCCAGTTCAATTTGGAAGAATTAGCCGAGGCAACCCGAAATCATGCGGGAAAAACCATGGATCAGAAAAAAGGCTCTGGTGCAGTGTTTGTCAACTGCATGGAAAAACTGACCATGAATAACCCCAAGGGGACACTCAAAGTCCGGTTGACTGCGGCCATGGATGCAGGCATTGACGGAATCACACTGAGTGCTGGATTGCATCTGGGATCTTTTGAGTTGATTCAGGACCATCCCCGATTCCGTGATACCATGCTCGGAATTATTGTTTCTTCAGTCCGGGCACTCAGACCTTTTCTGAAAAAAGCCGCACGTGTAAACCGGATGCCGGATTATATCGTTGTAGAAGGTCCCCTGGCCGGAGGTCATCTCGGATTTGGAATGGACTGGGCTGAATATGACCTGAAAACCATTGTGCAGGAAGTCCATCAATTTCTGGAACAGGAAAATCTTAAGATCCCGGTGATTCCGGCTGGAGGGATTTTTACGGGAACGGATGCCATGGAATATCTTGAATCGGGTAATGCGGCGGTGCAGGTGGCGACACGTTTTACCGTCACAGAGGAATGTGGCTTGCCCACCAACGTCAAGCAGGAATATTTCAAATCCAATGAAGAGGATGTGGAAGTCAACACCATCTCCCCTACGGGTTATCCGATGCGAATGCTCAAATCATCGCCGGCAATTGGTGTGGGAATTCGTCCGAATTGTGAAGAATTGGGTTATCTCCTCGATGGCAATAGCAACTGTGCCTATATCAAGGCCTACACGGATACAGTGGCACAATCCACTTCCAAAATGATTTCAGTCAAAGACAAAACGTGCCTGTGTACTGGCATGAAAAATTATAAGGTCTGGACTTGCGGCCATTATGTTTACCGTCTGAAAGATACGACAATTCGCCGTCCTGATGGTTCCTGGCAAATTCTCACTGCGGAACATGTGTTCAATGACTACCTTTATAGCGTTGATCACAAGATTGCGTTGCCGACCTTCCCTGAAACCCCCATGCTTGAACGAATGTCGGCATGA